The following are from one region of the Paenibacillus protaetiae genome:
- a CDS encoding thiazole synthase yields MNQDKLRIAGQELSSRFFIGTGLFPSPYIQQEAIKASGAEVLTFAIRRVNLGQVEDDSILQHVHGEGYRYLPNTSGASTAEEAVRIARLARASGLSDWVKVEISANERTLLPDPVETLKATEILVKEGFTVLPYTSDDPILCKRLEEAGAAAVMPGAAPIGTGLGILNPYHIGLIVEEANVPIIVDAGLGTVSDVAQAMELGVSGVLMNTPVAKAKDPVRMAEAMKLAIEAGRMAYLAGRIDKKKYASASSGYDSLKLK; encoded by the coding sequence ATGAATCAGGATAAGCTGCGTATCGCCGGACAGGAGCTTTCCTCGCGGTTTTTTATCGGGACGGGACTGTTTCCGAGCCCATACATTCAGCAGGAGGCGATTAAAGCTTCGGGAGCGGAGGTGCTTACGTTTGCAATCCGCCGCGTAAATTTGGGGCAGGTCGAGGATGACTCGATTTTGCAGCATGTGCATGGAGAAGGCTACCGTTATTTGCCGAATACATCCGGTGCAAGCACCGCCGAAGAAGCGGTGCGGATTGCAAGGCTGGCGCGGGCTTCGGGGCTTAGCGACTGGGTGAAGGTGGAAATTAGCGCCAACGAGCGGACGCTGCTGCCGGACCCGGTGGAAACGCTGAAAGCAACGGAAATACTCGTTAAGGAAGGCTTTACGGTGCTGCCTTATACCTCCGACGATCCGATCCTGTGCAAAAGGCTGGAGGAAGCCGGCGCGGCTGCGGTTATGCCGGGAGCGGCGCCCATCGGGACGGGGCTTGGCATATTAAACCCGTACCATATCGGCCTCATTGTGGAAGAAGCAAACGTGCCGATTATTGTGGACGCGGGGCTCGGCACGGTCAGCGACGTCGCGCAGGCGATGGAGCTTGGCGTTTCCGGCGTGCTGATGAATACGCCCGTTGCCAAAGCCAAAGATCCGGTCCGCATGGCGGAAGCGATGAAGCTGGCTATCGAAGCGGGGAGAATGGCCTATTTGGCCGGCCGCATCGACAAGAAAAAATATGCTTCGGCGAGCAGCGGCTACGATTCGCTGAAACTGAAGTAG
- the thiS gene encoding sulfur carrier protein ThiS: MKLMINGGTHELDVQTVLQVVEHFGLTERPVVVEAGGTVLKKEQWADTQVYEGMVIELVQFVGGG, encoded by the coding sequence ATGAAGCTGATGATTAACGGAGGCACGCATGAGCTTGACGTACAGACGGTACTGCAGGTGGTGGAGCATTTTGGCCTGACGGAACGCCCTGTTGTCGTTGAAGCCGGAGGAACGGTTCTGAAGAAGGAGCAGTGGGCGGACACGCAAGTGTACGAAGGTATGGTTATCGAGCTGGTGCAATTTGTAGGAGGGGGCTGA
- the thiE gene encoding thiamine phosphate synthase — MKDFRLYAITAEQFHPGRNLIRVMEEAIQGGADIIQLRDKTSSRAEVLQKAIALRELTRRYGVTFIVNDYIDIALEADADGIHLGQGDISLSEARRLAPGKMIGISTHAIEEALLAEAQGADYIGVGPVFPTQTKTDVVAPVTVGYVREVADRVRIPFVAIGGIKLSNVDEVIAAGADRICAVSEIVGADDVAGVCRAFLAKLERKGQTG, encoded by the coding sequence ATGAAAGATTTTCGTTTGTACGCCATAACCGCCGAGCAATTTCATCCGGGCCGTAATTTGATCCGGGTCATGGAGGAGGCTATCCAAGGCGGCGCTGACATTATCCAGCTTCGGGATAAAACAAGCAGCCGCGCAGAGGTGCTCCAGAAGGCGATTGCGCTGCGGGAGCTTACCCGGCGGTACGGGGTGACTTTTATCGTTAATGATTATATCGATATTGCGCTGGAAGCAGATGCGGACGGCATCCATCTCGGCCAAGGCGATATCTCGCTCAGCGAAGCCAGAAGGCTTGCCCCCGGCAAAATGATCGGCATATCGACGCATGCCATTGAGGAAGCGCTGCTGGCGGAGGCGCAAGGTGCGGATTACATCGGCGTTGGTCCGGTATTCCCGACCCAGACGAAAACGGATGTCGTCGCGCCGGTAACAGTGGGGTATGTCCGCGAGGTAGCCGACCGAGTCCGCATTCCGTTTGTGGCGATCGGCGGCATTAAGCTTAGCAATGTGGATGAAGTGATTGCAGCCGGAGCGGACCGCATTTGCGCGGTTAGCGAGATCGTAGGCGCAGACGACGTAGCGGGCGTCTGCCGCGCTTTCCTGGCGAAGCTGGAGAGAAAGGGGCAAACGGGATGA
- a CDS encoding ThiF family adenylyltransferase, translated as MRFAPIGPEGQAKLAASAVCIVGMGALGTVLANHLVRAGVGLVRIVDRDFVERSNLQRQMLYDEEDAAQGLPKAIAAQRKLQRINSDVRIDAIVADVTARHISRLLDGIDLVLDGTDNFETRFLLNDACFREGIPFVYGGAVSSQGMSALLVPGETPCLRCFIQTADSGGQTCDTIGVIAPVVDIVASYQAVEAMKVLIGAHSARRNTLVTFDVWSNRHFEMKLGEPSADCPCCGLKQYPALQEQEAEGAVSLCGRSTVQITGRKALQLSEWQERLKPAAVKTELNPYLLRVELPEGERLVLFPDGRVLVQGTDDPVRAKTLYARYIGV; from the coding sequence ATGCGATTTGCCCCGATCGGGCCGGAAGGGCAGGCGAAGCTTGCGGCCAGTGCGGTGTGCATCGTCGGGATGGGGGCGCTCGGCACGGTGCTGGCGAATCATCTTGTCCGCGCCGGCGTAGGGCTCGTGCGAATTGTCGACCGCGACTTTGTAGAGCGAAGCAATCTGCAAAGGCAAATGCTGTACGACGAGGAGGATGCCGCGCAAGGGCTGCCCAAGGCGATTGCCGCACAGCGGAAGCTGCAGCGCATCAATTCGGATGTCCGGATTGATGCCATTGTAGCCGATGTGACGGCACGGCATATCAGCCGGCTGCTGGACGGCATTGATCTTGTTTTGGACGGCACGGATAATTTCGAAACGCGTTTTCTGCTGAACGATGCCTGCTTCCGCGAAGGGATTCCGTTTGTTTACGGCGGGGCGGTCAGCTCACAGGGGATGAGCGCGCTCTTGGTGCCAGGCGAAACGCCGTGCCTGCGCTGCTTTATCCAGACTGCGGACAGCGGCGGCCAAACCTGCGATACGATTGGGGTCATTGCGCCGGTCGTGGACATAGTCGCATCGTATCAGGCGGTGGAAGCGATGAAAGTGCTGATAGGGGCACATTCAGCGAGAAGAAATACGCTGGTAACGTTTGATGTATGGAGCAACCGCCATTTTGAGATGAAGCTTGGCGAGCCTTCTGCGGATTGCCCTTGCTGCGGGCTGAAGCAGTACCCTGCTCTGCAGGAGCAGGAGGCGGAAGGAGCAGTATCGTTATGCGGCAGAAGTACGGTGCAGATTACAGGCCGCAAGGCGCTGCAGCTCTCGGAGTGGCAGGAGCGGCTGAAGCCGGCGGCGGTGAAGACGGAGCTGAATCCGTATCTGCTGCGGGTAGAGCTGCCGGAAGGCGAAAGGCTTGTGCTGTTTCCGGACGGCCGCGTGCTTGTGCAGGGAACGGATGATCCGGTCCGGGCCAAAACGCTTTACGCAAGATACATAGGCGTGTAA
- the tenA gene encoding thiaminase II: MGNLEAAKQTPRFSSRLYTAAEEWWVRSLNHPFVEELGAGTLDPGRFIFYLKQDYLYLLDYARMYAYGSIKASDPDRMAKFAELSYSILHVEMGLHRGYAAKFGISREELDHTPPSPATTAYTGYMLQVAAQGTLAEIVAVILPCMWSYREIGLKLAAGSAAMEHPLYREWVEMYSSSEFGELTDWCIGLMDELAEGLPEQALLKLEEHFVMASKLEYLFWDKAYDREEWPV, from the coding sequence ATGGGAAACCTGGAAGCGGCAAAACAGACACCGAGATTTAGCAGCCGGCTGTACACGGCGGCGGAAGAATGGTGGGTGCGCAGCCTCAACCATCCGTTTGTGGAGGAGCTTGGCGCCGGAACGCTAGATCCGGGGCGGTTTATTTTTTACTTGAAGCAGGATTACCTTTATTTATTGGATTACGCGAGAATGTACGCTTACGGCAGCATTAAGGCTTCCGATCCGGACAGGATGGCAAAGTTTGCTGAACTCAGCTATTCGATTTTGCATGTGGAGATGGGGCTGCACCGGGGCTATGCGGCGAAGTTTGGCATCAGCCGCGAAGAGCTGGACCATACGCCGCCTTCTCCCGCTACAACGGCGTATACCGGGTATATGCTGCAGGTGGCGGCGCAAGGCACATTAGCTGAGATCGTTGCCGTCATATTACCCTGTATGTGGAGCTACCGCGAAATCGGGCTGAAGCTTGCTGCCGGTTCTGCTGCAATGGAGCATCCGCTGTACCGCGAGTGGGTGGAGATGTACAGCTCCAGCGAGTTCGGCGAGCTGACCGATTGGTGCATCGGCCTGATGGATGAGCTGGCTGAAGGCCTGCCGGAGCAGGCACTGCTTAAGCTGGAGGAGCACTTTGTGATGGCGTCGAAGCTGGAATATTTATTTTGGGATAAAGCGTACGATCGGGAGGAGTGGCCGGTTTGA
- a CDS encoding cation diffusion facilitator family transporter — MSQTSKPSSAAAITISLISNLFLTVIKIVVGVLAGSQVLIADGIHNAGDVIASIAALSATIIAKKPRDWDHPYGHGKAEVIGSAIVAIIMLVAALFIGYHSVEAFFHPAAEASLLALIAAAVSLVWKIWLYYYCMQVSKSTNSKSLLATAYDHLADVYASLAAVAGIGAALIGDHYGIVWLQYGDPVAGLIVALLILKLSNDMGREAVDILMDRMVSPEKISEYEELVISVPEVKRIDLIRAREHGHYIIIDVRVGIPAELNIQEGHDVSKKIKSVIMERHDDVEEVLVHLNPWYEDEEAEIGNTAVK; from the coding sequence ATGAGTCAGACTAGCAAGCCGTCCAGCGCGGCAGCGATCACGATCAGCTTAATCAGTAACTTGTTTCTTACGGTCATTAAAATCGTTGTAGGCGTTCTCGCAGGCAGCCAGGTGCTCATTGCCGACGGCATTCATAATGCGGGCGACGTTATTGCTTCAATAGCGGCGTTAAGCGCAACCATTATTGCGAAAAAACCAAGAGATTGGGACCATCCGTACGGGCACGGCAAAGCCGAAGTAATTGGTTCGGCAATTGTAGCTATCATTATGCTTGTAGCGGCATTATTTATCGGATATCATTCCGTGGAAGCCTTCTTCCATCCGGCGGCGGAAGCAAGCTTGCTCGCTTTAATAGCGGCAGCCGTATCATTGGTATGGAAAATTTGGCTGTATTACTATTGCATGCAGGTAAGCAAATCGACCAACAGCAAAAGTTTGCTGGCCACCGCCTATGACCACTTGGCTGATGTATACGCATCGCTCGCAGCGGTTGCCGGTATCGGGGCGGCACTGATTGGCGACCATTACGGCATCGTATGGCTGCAATACGGCGATCCGGTCGCAGGGCTGATCGTTGCGCTTTTGATTTTGAAGCTGTCCAACGATATGGGCCGTGAAGCGGTTGATATTTTGATGGACCGGATGGTATCCCCGGAGAAAATAAGCGAATATGAAGAGCTGGTCATCAGCGTGCCGGAAGTGAAACGGATTGATTTGATCCGCGCAAGGGAGCATGGCCACTATATCATCATTGATGTGCGTGTCGGCATTCCTGCCGAACTGAACATCCAGGAAGGCCATGACGTGTCCAAAAAAATCAAGTCGGTTATTATGGAGCGGCACGACGATGTGGAAGAGGTGCTCGTGCACCTGAACCCCTGGTATGAAGACGAAGAAGCAGAAATCGGCAATACGGCTGTTAAATAA
- the thyX gene encoding FAD-dependent thymidylate synthase: MGSDLTVVNAARVSYAKQSEELSERDIRLIQFLAREGHTSPFRHAIAQFEIYAPLMVARQWWKYVVGAAHYEGTGDSLEAWNESSRRYITEEPAFYIPQAGEWRAKPESSKQGSGEPIAWELGEKHTEALMAYVELGIANYEAALQDGICAEQARLFLPSYGMYVRWYWTASVQSVAHFLSQRLEHDAQKEIQLYAKAVLELIKPLFPVSLEQLVAESHLVPQSH; this comes from the coding sequence ATGGGATCGGATCTTACCGTCGTGAATGCCGCTCGGGTGTCATATGCAAAGCAGTCCGAGGAGCTGTCCGAACGGGACATCCGACTAATTCAATTTCTCGCGCGGGAAGGGCATACGTCGCCATTCCGCCACGCTATCGCACAATTTGAAATTTACGCACCTCTGATGGTAGCGAGACAATGGTGGAAATATGTCGTTGGCGCCGCTCATTATGAAGGTACAGGCGATAGCCTGGAGGCATGGAATGAATCAAGCCGGCGGTATATTACCGAAGAGCCGGCATTTTATATTCCGCAAGCAGGTGAATGGAGAGCAAAGCCCGAGAGCTCGAAGCAAGGCAGCGGGGAGCCGATCGCCTGGGAACTCGGCGAGAAGCATACGGAAGCGCTTATGGCCTATGTGGAGCTAGGTATAGCCAACTACGAAGCCGCTTTGCAGGATGGGATTTGCGCCGAGCAGGCCCGGTTATTTCTTCCGTCCTACGGGATGTATGTGCGATGGTATTGGACAGCCTCCGTCCAATCAGTGGCCCACTTTTTATCCCAACGGCTGGAGCATGACGCCCAAAAAGAAATTCAGCTTTACGCGAAGGCTGTACTTGAACTCATTAAACCGTTATTCCCGGTTTCGCTGGAACAGCTTGTGGCGGAAAGCCATCTGGTGCCGCAATCCCATTAG
- a CDS encoding helix-turn-helix transcriptional regulator, with protein sequence MRADRLISIVMLLQTDGKMTASELAKRLEVSERTIYRDMDALSLAGIPVYADAGVHGGFALPDHYKSPFHALTTDEIQSLFVHATGSVYEQLGIGGAFRSALQKLMLALPEQERKAAAWLQERIHLDTDSWREGDKEAPNLKLAQQAIWEQRAVTMAYTSRSGVGGTFELKPYGLVAKGGIWFLIGETEEKVQAFRLSRIEELELSGTYFDRPERFDLQAFWKQWVERFELR encoded by the coding sequence ATGCGGGCGGACCGCCTAATTTCAATTGTAATGCTCCTGCAGACAGACGGGAAAATGACAGCTTCGGAGCTCGCCAAGCGGCTTGAGGTGTCCGAGCGGACGATTTACCGCGATATGGATGCGCTTAGCTTGGCAGGCATTCCGGTTTACGCCGATGCCGGCGTTCACGGAGGGTTTGCGCTGCCGGACCATTATAAATCGCCATTCCATGCGTTAACGACGGATGAGATCCAGTCGCTGTTTGTGCATGCAACCGGCTCGGTTTACGAACAGCTTGGCATAGGCGGAGCATTCCGTTCAGCGCTGCAGAAGCTGATGCTGGCGCTGCCGGAGCAGGAGCGTAAGGCGGCGGCGTGGCTGCAGGAACGTATCCATTTGGATACGGATTCATGGCGGGAAGGCGATAAGGAAGCGCCCAACCTAAAGCTGGCGCAGCAAGCGATCTGGGAGCAGCGTGCGGTAACGATGGCGTACACATCGAGAAGCGGGGTGGGCGGAACGTTTGAGCTTAAGCCTTACGGGCTGGTCGCCAAAGGCGGCATCTGGTTTTTGATCGGGGAGACGGAAGAGAAAGTACAGGCGTTCCGGCTGTCGCGTATAGAGGAGCTGGAGCTGTCGGGGACGTATTTTGACCGGCCGGAACGGTTTGATCTGCAAGCCTTTTGGAAGCAATGGGTTGAACGGTTTGAGCTTAGATAG
- a CDS encoding MFS transporter — MYTKLRWHKWLSHHPTLRKLQTAAFMRSICQGIAVVVTSLYLKELGWSGGAIGGLLIAAGLFRTIMTTFAGTWNSLLGPRKLLLLAEAVTAAAGITAACTRSSSLLCAAIIAAGFGMGHTGSSGPAGPIERRWLGAFGSRSGSGGIFGKNAMLTYGGMGIGSLLASLTPWLQAWLPGAAAYRVVYGLLAACALTGAAVLLTVEGGARQNKPQKAADKPQSSGLSAAEIHEPNHTVEMLDPQKAALPHPAATLHAQQTTVNTRRAWHATEASEANKTANRQAAAVTEVIKSTDRQATAAAEASEQPAKPTAAVDRTTALLAQHPPEASLPSARLRTKRTLIAAGLAAAAAVSAAALPLCRQHVPGAIAPVITFVLLMVAAVVRVSGGPKEELTSIVQIVNTVAVTLSGTMSSYWLAAKFGASAGMAGIVLAASYLLAGALSLAGEHAARTFGPVKAVVYFQLAGVVCTLALPWVPNFWEAAVLFALCSMFNLGSRGTRNAVMFDNRARHKQSGWAKFTSFLVRFGVVLWPGAFGSLIEEGEYVLPFYMAAAIQSVSAWLYGRVRGTRTEQADRS; from the coding sequence ATGTATACGAAATTACGATGGCACAAATGGCTTAGCCACCATCCCACGCTGCGCAAGCTGCAAACAGCAGCTTTTATGCGGAGCATATGCCAGGGCATAGCTGTCGTGGTAACGAGTCTATATTTAAAAGAGCTGGGCTGGAGCGGCGGAGCGATCGGCGGTCTGCTCATTGCCGCCGGGTTATTTCGAACGATAATGACCACATTCGCGGGGACATGGAATTCGCTGCTTGGACCACGAAAGTTGCTGCTGCTTGCTGAAGCTGTTACTGCTGCAGCCGGCATAACGGCCGCCTGTACGCGCAGCAGCTCTTTGCTGTGCGCCGCCATCATTGCGGCGGGGTTTGGTATGGGACATACCGGCTCAAGCGGACCAGCCGGGCCGATTGAACGCCGCTGGCTTGGCGCGTTTGGCAGCAGAAGCGGAAGCGGCGGCATTTTTGGCAAAAACGCCATGTTGACATATGGCGGAATGGGAATCGGGTCGCTGCTCGCCAGCCTGACGCCGTGGCTGCAAGCCTGGCTTCCCGGAGCTGCCGCCTACCGGGTGGTATACGGTCTGCTGGCCGCGTGTGCGCTGACTGGTGCGGCCGTCCTGCTCACCGTCGAAGGCGGAGCGCGGCAGAATAAGCCGCAAAAAGCGGCGGATAAGCCGCAAAGCTCCGGTTTATCCGCCGCCGAAATTCACGAGCCAAATCATACAGTTGAAATGTTGGATCCGCAAAAGGCGGCATTACCGCATCCTGCAGCCACGCTGCACGCCCAGCAGACGACAGTAAACACCCGGCGAGCTTGGCATGCGACGGAGGCAAGCGAAGCAAACAAGACTGCAAACCGGCAAGCGGCTGCTGTAACCGAAGTAATCAAGTCTACAGATCGGCAAGCAACTGCTGCAGCGGAGGCCAGCGAGCAACCAGCTAAACCAACAGCAGCTGTTGACAGAACTACCGCTCTGCTCGCACAGCACCCGCCGGAAGCCTCCTTGCCTTCGGCGCGCTTAAGAACAAAACGCACACTCATCGCCGCCGGACTGGCGGCTGCGGCAGCAGTATCAGCTGCTGCGCTGCCGTTATGTCGGCAGCACGTTCCCGGAGCAATTGCGCCGGTGATCACGTTCGTGCTGCTAATGGTTGCCGCTGTCGTACGTGTATCCGGCGGCCCTAAAGAGGAGCTCACTTCCATCGTTCAGATCGTAAACACGGTTGCTGTTACGTTATCCGGCACGATGAGCTCCTATTGGCTCGCTGCCAAGTTCGGCGCATCGGCCGGCATGGCCGGCATCGTACTGGCTGCTTCTTACTTGCTGGCCGGCGCATTGTCGCTGGCAGGCGAACATGCCGCCCGTACCTTTGGGCCGGTGAAGGCGGTTGTTTATTTTCAGCTGGCCGGCGTTGTCTGCACGCTTGCACTGCCTTGGGTACCGAATTTTTGGGAAGCTGCCGTTTTGTTTGCTTTATGCAGCATGTTTAATCTGGGTTCGCGCGGCACGCGCAACGCCGTTATGTTCGACAACCGCGCGCGGCATAAACAATCCGGATGGGCTAAATTTACGTCCTTCCTTGTCCGGTTTGGCGTTGTGTTATGGCCGGGCGCATTTGGCAGCCTGATCGAGGAAGGCGAATACGTGCTGCCTTTTTATATGGCAGCCGCCATTCAATCCGTTTCGGCCTGGCTGTACGGGCGAGTGCGGGGAACACGGACGGAACAGGCTGACCGCAGCTGA
- the nadE gene encoding ammonia-dependent NAD(+) synthetase, with amino-acid sequence MALQQDIIAKLGVKPQIDAKEEIRLSVDFMKSYMRFARKTALVLGISGGQDSTLAGKLCQIAVNELNEEDAGNGGSSESGQNGQYRFIAVRLPYGEQKDEQDAQDAIAFIGAKHVYTFNIKAAVDAGAAEYEASTGLKLSDFTKGNRKARERMIAQFEIAGEQNGLVVGTDHAAEAITGFYTKFGDGAADLTPLYRLNKRQGRQLLKELGCPEHLYLKVPTADLEENKPQLSDEVALGVTYDDIDDYLEGKTIADDDRAKIENWYTRTIHKREQPVTVFDDWWKKVDR; translated from the coding sequence ATGGCATTGCAGCAGGACATTATTGCGAAACTGGGCGTGAAGCCGCAAATTGATGCGAAAGAGGAAATTCGCTTAAGCGTTGATTTTATGAAATCGTATATGCGTTTTGCGCGGAAAACGGCGCTGGTGCTGGGCATCTCGGGCGGGCAGGATTCTACGCTGGCCGGCAAGCTGTGCCAGATCGCGGTTAACGAGTTAAATGAAGAGGACGCCGGGAACGGCGGCAGCAGTGAGTCCGGCCAGAACGGCCAATACCGGTTTATTGCGGTCCGCCTGCCGTACGGCGAGCAGAAGGATGAGCAGGACGCACAGGATGCGATCGCTTTTATCGGGGCGAAGCATGTATATACGTTCAACATTAAAGCCGCGGTTGACGCCGGCGCAGCGGAATATGAAGCCAGCACCGGACTTAAGCTGAGCGACTTTACGAAAGGCAACCGCAAAGCGCGGGAGCGTATGATTGCACAGTTTGAAATCGCGGGCGAGCAGAACGGGTTAGTCGTCGGCACGGACCATGCAGCGGAAGCGATCACCGGCTTTTATACGAAGTTTGGCGACGGTGCTGCGGATTTAACGCCGCTTTACCGGCTGAACAAACGCCAGGGCAGGCAGCTGCTGAAGGAGCTGGGCTGCCCGGAGCATCTGTATTTGAAGGTGCCGACCGCCGATCTGGAGGAAAATAAACCGCAGCTCTCCGATGAAGTTGCTCTTGGCGTAACGTACGATGACATAGACGATTATTTGGAAGGCAAAACAATTGCGGATGATGACCGCGCCAAAATCGAAAATTGGTATACCCGCACGATTCATAAACGGGAGCAGCCGGTTACTGTGTTTGACGATTGGTGGAAAAAGGTAGACCGGTAG
- the nadD gene encoding nicotinate-nucleotide adenylyltransferase produces MGTNGGPRKIGIYGSSFDPITNVHLWTASTVAHRKHLDFVIFLPSSHMRHDKKPNISDEHRIAMIRLAIQDNPKFVLDTYELTALAGMHYTYYSMRHFHEQYPDDELYFIMGADLLADIADGKWSHDEELIAGNKFIVMARSGIDMTEAIARSPLLRNHDDGRFQLMSKGLAMDISSTYIRDEFGRGGEPRYLLPDACYDYIKQHRLYQP; encoded by the coding sequence ATGGGAACAAACGGGGGACCGCGCAAAATCGGCATTTACGGCTCATCCTTTGATCCGATCACGAACGTGCATTTATGGACGGCTTCGACCGTAGCGCACCGCAAGCATTTGGATTTTGTTATTTTTCTTCCGTCTTCCCATATGCGGCATGATAAGAAGCCCAACATTTCCGATGAGCACCGCATTGCAATGATCCGCCTTGCGATTCAGGACAATCCCAAATTTGTGCTGGACACGTATGAGCTGACCGCCCTTGCCGGCATGCATTATACGTATTATTCGATGCGGCATTTTCACGAGCAATACCCGGATGATGAGCTGTATTTTATTATGGGCGCGGATTTGCTGGCCGATATCGCCGACGGCAAATGGTCGCATGATGAAGAGTTGATTGCCGGAAACAAATTTATTGTAATGGCCCGCAGCGGTATTGATATGACGGAAGCGATAGCCCGTTCGCCGCTGCTGCGCAACCATGATGACGGCAGGTTTCAGCTGATGAGCAAAGGGCTTGCCATGGATATCAGCTCGACTTATATCCGCGATGAATTCGGCAGAGGCGGGGAACCGCGGTATTTGCTGCCGGATGCTTGTTACGACTATATTAAGCAGCATCGGTTATATCAACCTTAA
- a CDS encoding nicotinate phosphoribosyltransferase, with translation MINGQTHYEDDSLALHTDLYQINMAETYWAEGISERKAVFELFFRKLPFEGGYAIFAGLQRMIEYIEQFHFSESDLAYLRDELGYGDDYLAYLRTLRFNGTIKSMREGELVFANEPIVRVEAALAEAQLIETALLNIVNYQTLIATKAARIRSAVGDAPLLEFGSRRAHEMDAALWGARAAIIGGCDATSNVRCGKRFGAKVSGTHAHAMVQAMQDEYEAFRSYAGRQKKMRRPCVFLIDTYDTLKSGIVNAIRVVQELEIGNLFEGVRLDSGDMAYLSKEVRKLLDNAGFPQTKIYASNDLDEYTVMSLKAQGAAIDAWGIGTKLITAYDQPALGAVYKLVAIEDENGNMADTIKISGNPEKVTTPGMKKLYRIINQVNRRSEGDYIALEDENPAGEKRLKMFHPVYTYISKFVTNFEARELHADIFAGGKLVYDMPQLSSIQAYAKQNLELLWDEYKRNQNPEQYPVDLSQNCWDNKMNMIQRIKQKVEGSAE, from the coding sequence ATGATTAATGGACAAACGCATTACGAAGACGACAGCCTGGCGCTGCATACCGACTTGTATCAGATCAATATGGCGGAGACGTATTGGGCGGAAGGCATCAGCGAACGAAAAGCGGTGTTTGAGCTGTTTTTCCGCAAGCTGCCGTTTGAGGGCGGGTATGCGATTTTTGCCGGGCTGCAGCGGATGATTGAATATATAGAACAGTTCCATTTCTCCGAATCGGATTTGGCTTATTTGCGGGATGAGCTTGGTTATGGCGACGATTATTTGGCTTATTTGCGTACACTGCGTTTTAACGGAACGATCAAGTCGATGCGCGAAGGCGAACTTGTATTTGCGAACGAGCCGATCGTTCGTGTGGAAGCTGCGCTGGCGGAGGCGCAATTGATTGAAACGGCGCTGCTTAACATCGTCAATTACCAGACGCTCATCGCAACGAAAGCTGCCCGCATTCGCAGCGCCGTAGGGGATGCTCCGCTGCTGGAGTTCGGATCGCGCCGCGCCCATGAGATGGACGCCGCCCTGTGGGGAGCGCGTGCCGCCATTATCGGGGGCTGCGATGCAACCTCGAACGTGCGCTGCGGCAAACGGTTTGGGGCGAAGGTGTCGGGCACACACGCCCATGCGATGGTGCAGGCGATGCAGGACGAATACGAAGCGTTCCGCAGCTATGCCGGGCGGCAAAAAAAGATGAGGCGGCCATGCGTGTTTCTGATCGACACATACGATACGTTAAAATCCGGCATTGTAAATGCGATACGGGTAGTACAGGAGCTGGAAATCGGCAATTTGTTCGAAGGGGTGCGGCTCGATTCGGGAGATATGGCCTATTTGTCGAAGGAAGTCCGGAAGCTGCTGGACAACGCCGGTTTTCCGCAGACGAAAATTTACGCTTCAAACGACTTGGACGAATATACGGTTATGAGCTTGAAGGCGCAAGGAGCGGCCATCGACGCCTGGGGAATCGGCACAAAGCTGATTACAGCGTACGATCAGCCGGCTTTGGGTGCAGTCTATAAGCTTGTGGCTATTGAAGACGAGAACGGGAATATGGCGGATACGATCAAAATATCCGGCAATCCCGAAAAAGTAACGACGCCGGGCATGAAGAAGCTTTATCGCATTATCAATCAGGTAAACCGCCGTTCCGAAGGCGACTATATCGCTCTGGAGGATGAGAATCCTGCAGGCGAGAAGCGTTTGAAGATGTTCCACCCGGTCTACACTTATATCAGCAAGTTTGTCACCAACTTCGAAGCGAGGGAGCTTCATGCCGATATATTTGCCGGCGGCAAGCTGGTCTACGATATGCCGCAGCTTTCCAGCATTCAAGCGTATGCGAAGCAAAATTTGGAGCTGCTGTGGGACGAATATAAACGGAACCAGAATCCGGAGCAGTATCCGGTGGACTTAAGCCAGAACTGCTGGGATAACAAAATGAACATGATCCAGCGCATAAAGCAAAAGGTCGAAGGGAGTGCGGAATAA